A DNA window from Mytilus edulis chromosome 14, xbMytEdul2.2, whole genome shotgun sequence contains the following coding sequences:
- the LOC139502858 gene encoding blastula protease 10-like yields the protein MKFLFVLAIFIVCAGAVTIHQVKNTRQCKAEGGICKQTCAVDDEDTGPCCRNSYRCCQPTCIASVDCNCKSSTSDCHPTTEYQDNAGNCSGSDKCCKPCCLTCGGTFKGPEGRFTSPHYPSNYCNEQLCTYIIIVEEGSKVMLNFTFFRLEDGFFDTVKVYDGDIQTDTLMANLHGGPFEGLAFNSTSNKMIIVFTSDSSFVYNGFSAIYKTIK from the exons atgaaatttttatttgtacttgccATTTTCATTGTGTGTGCTGGTGCAGTGACAATTCATCAAGTTAAAA ATACACGTCAATGCAAAGCTGAAGGTGGAATATGTAAACAAACGTGTGCTGTAGATGACGAAGACACAGGTCCATGTTGCCGCAATAGTTATAGATGTTGCCAACCTACATGTATTG CTTCAGTAGATTGCAACTGTAAAAGTAGTACTTCCGACTGTCATCCGACAACTGAGTATCAGGACAACGCTGGAAATTGTTCAGGAAGTGATAAATGTTGCAAGCCCTGTTGTC TTACATGTGGTGGAACTTTTAAAGGGCCAGAGGGAAGGTTTACATCACCTCATTATCCTTCAAACTATTGTAATGAACAACTATGTACTTACATCATAATAGTTGAGGAAGGATCTAAAGTAATGTTGAACTTTACTTTCTTCAGATTGGAAGACGGtttttttgatacagttaag GTTTATGATGGCGACATTCAGACAGATACATTAATGGCAAATTTACATGGTGGACCCTTTGAAGGATTAGCATTTAATTCGACTTCCAACAAAATGATAATTGTCTTCACGTCTGATTCTAGTTTTGTCTATAATGGGTTCAGTgccatttataaaacaataaa ATGA